Within the Paenibacillus sp. AN1007 genome, the region GGAACATCCCGCCATCAACGATATCTCGTTCACCCTTAATCGCGGCGAGTGCCTGGGTCTTGTCGGAGAGAGCGGCTGTGGCAAAAGCACACTGGCCCGGTGTCTGCTTCGCATCGAGGATGCGGATCAAGGCTCGATCCAGCTTGGCGGGCATGACATCGCGCGGCTGGATGGACGTCGTTTGCGTCCGCATCGGAGCAAAATTCAGATTGTTTTCCAGAATCCTTCGGCTGCACTGAATCCAAAGCTCACCATTGGAGCTTCCTTAATCGACCCCTATGAGCAGCTAGGGCGGGATGCCAAGCTAGAGCACTTTACCTATACATCAAAGGAAGCCTACATCCGTCAGCTGCTGGAGGCGGTAGAACTTCCGAATGAGCTGGCGAACCGCTACCCCCATGAGCT harbors:
- a CDS encoding dipeptide/oligopeptide/nickel ABC transporter ATP-binding protein, producing MRSQASQVVLRVEQLTRTYAGAEHPAINDISFTLNRGECLGLVGESGCGKSTLARCLLRIEDADQGSIQLGGHDIARLDGRRLRPHRSKIQIVFQNPSAALNPKLTIGASLIDPYEQLGRDAKLEHFTYTSKEAYIRQLLEAVELPNELANRYPHELSGGQRQRVTIARAIGIEPDVVVLDEPTASLDVISQGAILQLLTDLRTSLGLSYLFISHNLAAVHRMSQHIIVMQTGQIVDRFGADALFAEERHPYTKELISIF